A stretch of the Mycobacterium sp. ITM-2016-00317 genome encodes the following:
- a CDS encoding SDR family NAD(P)-dependent oxidoreductase: MTHKQHPLGSGFTAASTADDVLAGIDLTGRTAIVTAGHVGLGLETTRALANAGANVVVGSRNPATAAAALAGIDRVRVEPLDLMDPASIDRFVAGYGETPLHTLINNAGIMGGDLVRDARGYEAQFATNHLGHFQLTTGLLPALRAAGGARVVEVSSWGHHLSDIRWEDPHFETEYDGMTAYGQSKTANVLFAVELDRRFSEDGIRGYSLHPGGIVSTNLGPSFTLDDWRIMGLVDDNDQPIIDPSRDMKTPQQGAATQVFAATSPLLADIGGVYLVDVDIAPLEADAASTVMDLQAGTSQLTRGVTGYAVNPESAERLWELSEKLLA; this comes from the coding sequence ATGACGCACAAACAACATCCCCTCGGTTCCGGTTTCACCGCCGCCTCCACCGCCGACGACGTCCTCGCCGGCATCGACCTGACCGGACGCACCGCGATCGTCACCGCCGGCCACGTCGGCCTCGGCCTGGAAACCACGCGCGCCCTGGCCAATGCCGGTGCCAACGTCGTGGTGGGCAGCCGTAATCCCGCGACGGCCGCGGCGGCGCTGGCCGGCATCGACCGTGTCCGGGTCGAGCCGCTCGACCTGATGGACCCGGCCTCGATCGACCGGTTCGTCGCCGGCTACGGCGAAACCCCGTTGCACACGCTGATCAACAACGCGGGCATCATGGGCGGAGATCTGGTCCGGGACGCGCGCGGCTACGAAGCCCAGTTCGCGACCAACCATCTCGGCCACTTCCAGCTGACCACCGGGCTGTTGCCCGCCCTGCGCGCCGCCGGCGGCGCGCGCGTCGTCGAGGTGTCGTCCTGGGGCCACCACCTCTCCGACATCCGTTGGGAAGATCCACATTTCGAGACCGAGTACGACGGGATGACCGCCTACGGCCAGTCCAAGACCGCCAACGTGCTGTTCGCCGTCGAGCTCGATCGCCGATTCAGCGAGGACGGCATCCGCGGCTACTCGCTGCACCCCGGCGGGATCGTCTCGACCAACCTCGGCCCGTCGTTCACCCTCGATGACTGGCGCATCATGGGCCTCGTCGACGACAACGACCAGCCGATCATCGACCCCAGCCGCGACATGAAGACCCCGCAGCAGGGCGCCGCCACCCAGGTGTTCGCCGCGACCAGCCCGCTGCTGGCCGACATCGGCGGTGTCTACCTCGTCGACGTCGACATCGCACCGCTGGAGGCCGACGCCGCCTCGACCGTCATGGACCTGCAGGCCGGCACCTCGCAGCTCACCCGGGGCGTCACCGGATATGCCGTGAATCCGGAATCGGCCGAGCGGCTGTGGGAGCTCAGCGAGAAGCTGCTCGCCTGA
- a CDS encoding DUF3349 domain-containing protein yields MAESAFNNILGWLHRGYPQGVPQQDYFALLALLARTLTEDEVVSVAQLVLKGTDSDTVTPEEIRAAIHLVTAKEPNPEEVNQVAARLASVGWPLAAPAG; encoded by the coding sequence ATGGCCGAGAGCGCGTTCAACAACATCCTGGGCTGGCTGCACCGGGGCTACCCGCAGGGCGTCCCGCAGCAGGACTACTTCGCGCTGCTGGCGCTGCTGGCCCGCACGCTCACCGAGGACGAGGTGGTCAGTGTCGCGCAGCTGGTGCTCAAGGGCACCGACTCCGACACCGTGACGCCCGAGGAGATCCGCGCGGCGATCCATCTGGTCACCGCCAAGGAACCCAACCCCGAAGAGGTGAACCAGGTCGCGGCCCGGCTGGCGTCGGTCGGCTGGCCGCTGGCGGCGCCCGCGGGCTAG
- a CDS encoding AraC family transcriptional regulator yields MMRDQLSDVFDLIEVRGLVSGGLSVRGDWFCSFELTDPLKMIAVVCGQLRLTADGYGPITLGPGDVAILNQRRQMDVVGGPGLAPPTRLDVDASERAFVRVDDPKCGEADVIIGGHIAVNPIGEALLTQALPPVSHVRASADEATQLHAILNRVLDEVTGGRVGSAFAVQAQGQLLLLEVMRAYIAQADELPSGWLRLLADERLRPAVAAMHDDPGKPWRLEELARAAAMSRTSFAERFRSVSGMPPLTYLNTWRMQLARNALRDSDVRVGPLAFELGYTSESAFSNAFKREVGLSPLRYRASLVNPARNATLSVAKRAGSG; encoded by the coding sequence ATGATGCGAGATCAGCTGTCGGACGTCTTCGATCTCATCGAGGTCCGCGGGCTCGTCTCCGGCGGGTTGTCAGTGCGCGGCGACTGGTTCTGCTCCTTTGAGCTGACGGACCCGCTGAAGATGATCGCGGTGGTGTGCGGGCAGCTTCGGCTCACCGCCGACGGGTACGGCCCGATCACCCTGGGGCCCGGCGACGTCGCGATCCTCAACCAGCGCAGGCAGATGGACGTCGTGGGTGGGCCCGGTCTCGCGCCGCCCACGAGGCTCGATGTCGACGCGTCGGAACGGGCCTTCGTGCGGGTGGACGACCCGAAATGTGGCGAGGCCGACGTGATCATCGGCGGCCACATCGCCGTGAATCCGATCGGCGAGGCTCTGCTCACGCAGGCACTGCCGCCGGTCAGCCACGTCCGTGCGTCCGCCGACGAGGCCACCCAGTTGCACGCGATCCTCAACCGGGTGCTCGACGAGGTGACCGGCGGCCGGGTGGGCTCGGCCTTCGCCGTTCAGGCGCAGGGCCAACTCCTGCTCCTCGAAGTGATGCGTGCCTATATCGCCCAGGCCGACGAACTGCCCTCGGGCTGGTTGCGTCTGCTGGCCGATGAACGGCTGCGTCCCGCGGTCGCCGCGATGCACGACGATCCCGGAAAGCCTTGGCGTCTGGAGGAACTCGCCCGTGCTGCGGCGATGTCGCGCACCTCGTTCGCCGAACGCTTCCGGTCCGTGTCGGGTATGCCGCCGCTGACCTACCTCAACACCTGGCGCATGCAGCTGGCCCGGAATGCGTTGCGCGACAGCGACGTCCGGGTCGGGCCACTCGCGTTCGAGCTGGGCTACACCTCGGAGAGCGCGTTCAGCAATGCGTTCAAGCGTGAGGTCGGGCTGTCGCCGCTGCGCTACCGCGCCTCCCTGGTGAATCCGGCGCGCAATGCGACGCTGAGTGTCGCAAAGCGCGCCGGATCCGGCTAG
- a CDS encoding nitroreductase family deazaflavin-dependent oxidoreductase encodes MVESERVRPPWWLKYVNKVMIAVNRTGLFTGGPAVLEVTGRKSGKPRKTPVTPFEVDGRRYVVGGLPGADWVRNLQADPDAVLLQGKRRERVRMVEVPVDQARPLLRQFPVLVPTGVDFMKSAGLVTGPNPDEFEALAGRCAVFRFDSV; translated from the coding sequence ATGGTCGAGTCTGAGCGGGTCCGGCCGCCGTGGTGGCTGAAGTACGTCAACAAGGTGATGATCGCCGTCAACCGGACGGGACTGTTCACGGGCGGTCCAGCGGTGCTGGAGGTGACCGGCCGCAAGTCGGGCAAGCCACGCAAGACGCCGGTCACGCCGTTCGAGGTCGACGGCCGCCGCTACGTGGTCGGCGGCCTGCCCGGCGCGGACTGGGTGCGCAATCTGCAGGCCGATCCTGATGCGGTGCTGCTGCAAGGCAAGCGGCGCGAGCGCGTGCGGATGGTGGAGGTTCCCGTCGACCAGGCCCGCCCGCTGCTGCGGCAGTTCCCGGTCCTGGTGCCCACCGGCGTCGATTTCATGAAGAGCGCCGGCCTGGTGACCGGACCGAACCCCGACGAGTTCGAGGCGCTGGCCGGGCGCTGCGCGGTATTCCGCTTCGATAGCGTGTGA
- a CDS encoding HAD-IA family hydrolase, whose protein sequence is MADLQAVLFDYSGTLFRLEEDESWFAGMELDTEGNREVDGHVQAELMRRLTAPTGRSVSMTPEALQAWMNRDLAPHLHREAYLHVLRESGLARHHAESLYSRVIDPACWTPYPDTATVLAGLHRRGIKTAVVSNIAFDVRPAFDGVGTVDEYVLSFEVGAVKPDPEIFRTALERVGVPAERALMVGDSDEADGGARALGCAFALVDPLPTRERRDGLISALWAHGIQL, encoded by the coding sequence ATGGCTGATCTGCAAGCGGTGCTGTTCGACTACTCCGGCACGCTGTTCCGGCTCGAAGAGGACGAGAGCTGGTTCGCGGGGATGGAACTCGACACCGAGGGCAACCGGGAAGTCGACGGGCACGTGCAGGCCGAACTGATGCGCCGGCTGACCGCCCCGACGGGCCGGTCGGTGTCGATGACCCCCGAGGCGCTGCAGGCGTGGATGAACCGGGATCTGGCCCCACACCTGCACCGCGAGGCGTATCTGCACGTGCTGCGCGAATCCGGGCTGGCCCGCCACCACGCCGAGTCGCTGTACAGCCGGGTGATCGATCCGGCGTGCTGGACGCCCTACCCCGACACCGCGACGGTGCTCGCGGGACTGCACCGACGCGGCATCAAGACCGCCGTGGTGTCCAACATCGCGTTCGACGTGCGGCCCGCGTTCGACGGCGTCGGGACGGTCGACGAGTACGTACTGTCGTTCGAGGTCGGCGCCGTCAAACCGGATCCGGAGATCTTCCGGACCGCGCTGGAGCGCGTCGGCGTGCCTGCCGAGCGGGCATTGATGGTCGGGGACAGCGACGAGGCCGACGGCGGCGCCCGCGCGCTGGGATGCGCCTTCGCGCTCGTCGACCCGCTACCTACCCGCGAACGCAGGGACGGGCTGATCTCCGCACTGTGGGCCCACGGCATCCAGTTGTAG
- a CDS encoding SDR family oxidoreductase — MRPPILPTLLNRPTRETVELRGKRILLTGASSGIGEAAAEKLARRGAVVVAVARRQELLDDLVARITDAGGRASAHVCDLSDLDAVDELVATVERELGGIDILVNNAGRSIRRPLEESLERWHDVERTMTLNYYGPLRLIRGLAPGMLERGDGHVINVSTWGVKTESPPLFGVYTASKAALSSISRIIETEWSDRGVHATTLFYPLVKTPMIAPTRAYDGLPGLSAEEAAGWIVTAARHRPVSIAPRIAVTAHAINSIAPAAVDTVMKRQRMQPKD; from the coding sequence ATGCGGCCCCCGATCCTGCCCACTCTGCTGAACCGGCCCACCCGCGAGACCGTCGAGCTGCGTGGCAAGCGCATCCTGCTGACCGGGGCCTCCTCGGGCATCGGCGAGGCCGCCGCCGAGAAGTTGGCCCGCCGCGGCGCCGTCGTAGTCGCCGTGGCCCGCAGGCAGGAACTGCTCGACGATCTCGTCGCACGCATCACCGACGCGGGCGGGCGGGCCAGCGCGCACGTGTGCGACCTGTCCGACCTCGACGCGGTCGACGAGCTCGTGGCCACCGTCGAGAGAGAACTCGGCGGCATCGACATACTGGTCAACAACGCGGGCCGCTCGATCCGGCGGCCGCTGGAGGAGTCGCTGGAGCGCTGGCACGACGTCGAGCGCACCATGACGCTCAACTATTACGGGCCGCTGCGGCTGATCCGCGGCCTCGCCCCCGGCATGCTCGAGCGTGGCGACGGGCACGTCATCAACGTGTCGACCTGGGGCGTGAAGACCGAATCCCCGCCGCTGTTCGGGGTGTACACCGCGTCCAAGGCCGCGCTGAGCTCGATCAGCCGCATCATCGAGACCGAGTGGTCCGACCGCGGCGTGCATGCGACCACACTGTTCTACCCGCTGGTGAAGACCCCGATGATCGCACCGACGCGCGCCTACGACGGGCTGCCCGGACTGTCCGCCGAGGAGGCAGCCGGCTGGATCGTCACCGCCGCGCGGCACCGCCCGGTCAGCATCGCGCCCCGCATCGCGGTCACCGCGCACGCGATCAACAGCATCGCCCCGGCCGCGGTGGACACCGTGATGAAGCGCCAGCGCATGCAACCCAAGGATTGA
- a CDS encoding VOC family protein translates to MEILASRMLFRPSDHARSVAFYRDGIGLAIAREYAGGTVFYAGQSLIELAGHGAPADGSPPFPGALWLQVRDLAAAQDQLRERGVPIAREARREPWGLLEMHVTDPDGVGLIFVEVPKDHPLRRDTRD, encoded by the coding sequence ATGGAGATCCTGGCCAGCCGCATGCTGTTCCGCCCCAGCGACCATGCGCGGTCGGTGGCGTTCTACCGCGACGGCATCGGCCTGGCGATCGCCAGGGAGTACGCCGGCGGCACGGTGTTCTATGCCGGACAGTCGCTGATCGAACTCGCCGGCCACGGCGCCCCGGCCGACGGCTCGCCGCCGTTCCCGGGCGCGCTGTGGCTGCAGGTGCGTGACCTGGCCGCCGCCCAGGATCAGCTGCGGGAGCGCGGGGTGCCGATCGCGCGCGAGGCGCGCCGCGAGCCGTGGGGGCTGCTGGAGATGCACGTCACCGACCCCGACGGGGTCGGCCTGATCTTCGTCGAGGTGCCCAAGGACCACCCGCTGCGGCGCGACACCCGCGACTGA
- a CDS encoding long-chain-fatty-acid--CoA ligase: MFHNLADIVRSHGRDRPDAPALVAGGTTVTYGELDDRSSRAAQAFAAAGVGFGDRVAFVEKNGIEFFDAAFGLAKIGAVGVPVNWRLAAPEMRHVIADSGARLVIVGQEFVEHLEAVEADLDADIVVLGRHPRWPAFDAWTAAHPPVDPGVVTGPDDLVFLMYTSGTTGLPKGVMLSNTNYVCKTGGVARHWQFDADAVSLAVMPLFHMAGSGWAFAGLWQGATTVVLRDVDTGAILDALARHRVTNMLLVPAVIQFLLDTDGIDDVDLSHLRLIVYGASPISDDVLTRGIGRFGGIFAQVYGMTETTGSITQLDGPDHLPELLRSCGKPYPWVQLRVVGDDGADAAPGTVGEVWTRSPQNMLGYWNNPDASAATLTADGWLKTGDAGFVDADGYLYLHDRIKDMIVSGGENVYPAEVENVLMTHPAVADVAVIGVPDRRWGEAVKAVVVARVVARGTPPTEAELIAFARDRLAGFKLPKSVDFVDALPRNPSGKLLKRALREPYWAGTGRRIG; encoded by the coding sequence TTGTTCCACAACCTCGCCGACATCGTCCGCAGCCACGGCAGGGACCGGCCCGACGCGCCGGCCCTGGTGGCCGGCGGCACCACGGTCACCTACGGCGAGCTCGACGACCGGTCCAGCCGCGCCGCCCAGGCGTTCGCCGCGGCCGGAGTCGGCTTCGGTGACCGAGTCGCCTTCGTCGAGAAGAACGGCATCGAATTCTTCGACGCCGCGTTCGGTCTGGCCAAGATCGGGGCGGTCGGGGTGCCGGTCAACTGGCGGCTGGCCGCACCGGAGATGCGCCATGTCATCGCCGACTCCGGGGCCCGGCTGGTGATCGTCGGCCAGGAGTTCGTCGAGCATCTGGAAGCCGTCGAGGCCGACCTCGACGCCGATATCGTGGTGCTCGGGCGCCATCCGCGCTGGCCCGCGTTCGACGCGTGGACCGCGGCGCATCCGCCCGTCGACCCCGGCGTCGTCACCGGACCCGACGACCTGGTGTTCCTGATGTACACCTCCGGCACCACCGGCCTGCCCAAAGGCGTGATGCTGAGCAACACCAACTACGTCTGCAAGACCGGCGGGGTGGCCCGGCACTGGCAGTTCGACGCCGACGCCGTCAGCCTGGCGGTGATGCCGCTGTTCCACATGGCCGGCTCCGGATGGGCGTTCGCCGGGCTGTGGCAGGGCGCGACCACCGTCGTGCTGCGCGACGTCGACACCGGCGCCATCCTCGACGCGCTGGCCCGCCACCGCGTCACCAACATGCTGCTGGTGCCCGCGGTGATCCAGTTCCTGCTCGACACCGACGGCATCGACGACGTGGACCTGTCCCACCTCCGGCTGATCGTCTACGGCGCGTCACCGATCAGCGACGACGTGCTGACCCGCGGCATCGGCCGGTTCGGCGGGATCTTCGCGCAGGTGTACGGCATGACCGAGACCACCGGCTCGATCACCCAGCTCGACGGGCCCGACCACCTGCCGGAGCTGCTGCGCTCGTGCGGCAAGCCGTACCCGTGGGTGCAGCTGCGGGTGGTCGGCGACGACGGCGCCGACGCCGCACCCGGCACGGTCGGCGAGGTGTGGACCCGCTCGCCGCAGAACATGCTCGGCTACTGGAACAACCCCGACGCGTCGGCGGCCACGCTGACCGCCGACGGCTGGCTCAAGACCGGCGACGCGGGGTTCGTCGACGCCGACGGCTACCTCTATCTGCACGACCGGATCAAGGACATGATCGTCTCCGGCGGGGAGAACGTGTACCCCGCCGAAGTGGAGAACGTGCTGATGACGCACCCCGCGGTGGCCGACGTCGCGGTGATCGGTGTGCCGGACCGTCGCTGGGGCGAGGCGGTCAAGGCCGTCGTCGTCGCCCGCGTCGTCGCCCGGGGCACCCCGCCCACCGAGGCCGAGTTGATCGCGTTCGCACGGGACCGGCTCGCCGGGTTCAAGCTCCCCAAGAGTGTGGACTTCGTCGACGCGCTGCCCCGCAATCCGAGCGGGAAGCTCCTCAAACGCGCACTGCGCGAACCATACTGGGCAGGTACGGGCCGCCGTATCGGCTGA
- a CDS encoding 1,4-dihydroxy-2-naphthoyl-CoA synthase, which translates to MTDAASNPFDASLWEPVAGFEDLTDITYHRHVVDGERKPTVRIAFDRPEVRNAFRPHTVDELYRVLDHARMSSDVGVVLLTGNGPSPKDGGWAFCSGGDQRIRGRSGYQYASGETAETVDPARAGRLHILEVQRLIRFMPKPVICLVNGWAAGGGHSLHVVCDLTLASREHARFKQTDADVGSFDAGYGSAYLASQTGQKFAREIFFLGRPYTAEQMHAMGAVNEVVDHAELENVALQWASEINGKSPQAIRMLKYAFNLPEDGLVGQQLFAGEATRLAYMTDEAVEGRDAFLEKRDPDWSPFPRYF; encoded by the coding sequence GTGACCGACGCTGCGAGCAACCCCTTCGACGCCAGCCTGTGGGAGCCGGTGGCCGGCTTCGAGGACCTGACCGACATCACCTACCACCGCCACGTCGTCGACGGCGAACGAAAGCCGACGGTGCGGATCGCCTTCGACCGCCCGGAGGTGCGCAACGCGTTCCGTCCGCACACCGTCGACGAGCTCTACCGCGTCCTCGACCACGCCCGGATGTCCTCGGACGTCGGCGTGGTGCTGCTGACCGGCAACGGTCCGTCGCCCAAGGACGGCGGCTGGGCGTTCTGCTCCGGCGGGGACCAGCGCATCCGTGGCCGCAGCGGCTACCAGTACGCCTCCGGGGAGACCGCCGAGACGGTGGACCCTGCCCGCGCGGGGCGCCTGCACATCCTGGAGGTGCAGCGGCTGATCCGGTTCATGCCCAAACCGGTGATCTGTCTGGTCAACGGGTGGGCCGCCGGCGGCGGGCACTCGCTGCACGTGGTGTGCGACCTCACGTTGGCGTCGCGCGAGCACGCCCGGTTCAAGCAGACCGACGCCGACGTGGGGTCGTTCGACGCCGGCTACGGATCGGCGTACCTGGCGAGTCAGACCGGGCAGAAGTTCGCCCGCGAAATCTTCTTCCTGGGCCGCCCCTACACCGCCGAGCAGATGCACGCGATGGGCGCGGTCAACGAGGTCGTCGACCACGCTGAACTGGAAAATGTTGCGCTGCAGTGGGCCTCGGAGATCAACGGCAAGTCGCCGCAGGCGATCCGGATGCTCAAGTACGCGTTCAACCTCCCCGAGGACGGCCTGGTCGGCCAGCAGCTGTTCGCCGGTGAGGCCACCAGGCTGGCCTACATGACCGACGAGGCCGTCGAGGGACGTGACGCGTTCCTGGAGAAGCGCGACCCCGACTGGTCGCCGTTCCCCCGCTATTTCTAG